In Paenibacillus sp. FSL R7-0345, a single window of DNA contains:
- a CDS encoding N-6 DNA methylase, producing the protein MRNQEIVQKLWNLCNVLRDDGITYHQYVTELTYLLFLKMMKETNNEGILPEQYRWDSLEERHGLELTNHYRQLLLDLGKEGNEIIKQIYMNASSNIDEPKNLEKIVRSIDQLDWYSAKEEGLGDLYEGLLEKNASETKSGAGQYFTPRPLIDVIVKLVDPQPGERCNDPAAGTFGFMIAADSHIRSKTDDYFDLSEKEAEFQRNEAFTGVELVKDTHRLAMMNAMLHDLHGDIMLGDTLSDLGKSLKNYDVILTNPPFGTKQGGEGLTRDDLTFTTSNKQLNFLQHIYRALKANGKARAAVVLPDNVLFEGGAGAKIRADLMDKCNLHTILRLPTGIFYAQGVKTNVLFFTREKTDKDSTKDVWVYDLRTNMPSFGKRTPLTTAHFDAFVEAYKAEDRSSVQDDRFNVFTREDIRKKDDSLDIGLIADESLSAYDNLPDPIDSAELAIAKLDEAMTLLLEVVAELKAVDNKPKYAAEEEQEFLQVAEARGEYNV; encoded by the coding sequence ATGAGGAATCAGGAAATTGTACAAAAGCTTTGGAACCTGTGTAATGTACTGCGTGATGATGGCATCACGTATCACCAATATGTAACGGAACTCACTTATCTGTTATTTCTTAAAATGATGAAGGAAACGAACAATGAGGGGATTTTGCCTGAGCAGTATCGCTGGGATTCGTTAGAAGAGCGCCACGGCCTTGAATTAACCAATCATTACCGCCAACTGCTGCTTGATCTTGGTAAAGAGGGTAACGAGATCATTAAGCAGATCTATATGAATGCCAGCTCTAATATTGATGAACCCAAGAATTTGGAGAAAATTGTGCGTTCCATTGATCAACTTGATTGGTATTCCGCCAAGGAAGAAGGTCTTGGGGATCTTTATGAAGGATTGCTTGAGAAAAATGCGAGTGAAACCAAGTCGGGAGCAGGTCAATATTTTACGCCGCGTCCTTTGATCGATGTGATCGTAAAGCTGGTTGATCCGCAGCCAGGTGAGCGCTGTAATGACCCTGCCGCAGGTACGTTTGGATTTATGATTGCAGCGGATAGCCACATTCGGAGCAAGACTGACGACTACTTTGACCTGAGTGAAAAAGAAGCCGAGTTTCAAAGAAACGAAGCTTTCACTGGGGTTGAGTTAGTTAAGGATACGCATCGCCTGGCGATGATGAATGCTATGCTTCATGATCTGCATGGGGATATTATGCTTGGAGATACGCTTTCCGATCTCGGCAAGAGCTTGAAGAATTACGATGTAATTCTGACCAATCCGCCATTTGGTACCAAGCAAGGCGGAGAGGGACTCACGCGGGATGATTTAACGTTTACAACTTCCAATAAACAGTTGAACTTCTTGCAGCATATCTATCGGGCGTTAAAAGCGAACGGAAAAGCTCGTGCTGCTGTAGTGCTTCCTGACAACGTATTGTTTGAAGGCGGTGCGGGAGCGAAGATTCGAGCAGACTTAATGGACAAGTGTAATCTGCACACAATTCTGCGACTGCCTACGGGGATTTTCTATGCTCAGGGAGTAAAGACGAACGTTCTGTTCTTTACACGGGAGAAGACGGATAAGGATAGTACAAAGGACGTTTGGGTATATGATCTGCGGACGAACATGCCTAGCTTTGGGAAGCGGACTCCGCTGACCACAGCGCATTTTGATGCGTTTGTGGAGGCTTATAAAGCTGAGGATCGAAGTAGTGTGCAGGATGATAGATTTAATGTTTTTACTCGCGAGGATATCCGCAAAAAGGACGACAGTTTGGATATTGGTTTGATCGCAGATGAGTCATTATCTGCTTATGATAATTTGCCTGATCCGATTGATTCGGCGGAATTGGCGATTGCCAAGCTGGATGAAGCTATGACATTGTTGCTGGAGGTTGTGGCGGAGCTTAAAGCGGTAGATAACAAGCCAAAGTACGCTGCTGAGGAAGAGCAAGAGTTTCTTCAGGTTGCTGAAGCGCGTGGAGAGTATAACGTATGA
- a CDS encoding restriction endonuclease subunit S, which translates to MSKNKGKTAEELLQEALVPVGEQPYNLPVNWIWVKSEYVAKWGSGGTPSRKNPEYYGGDIPWIKTGDLRNGIITEVDECITDEGLKKSSAKMFPKDSVAIAMYGATIGKLGILGFDATTNQACAVGVPLSITTTKFLFYYFLSQKDELISLGKGGAQPNISQQVIKQFPFALPPLAEQERIVQKTEKLLNKINQAKQLIEEAKETFEIRRAAILDKAFRGELTAKWREENLSKATAGSFLQKIDEFRQNSKTKVKKSNENIMTEPYKLPEGWRWVTLEDLIQTSSYGTSAKTNDDDDVPVLRMGNIIDGELHLDNLKYLPSDHKDVEKYKLEEYDLLFNRTNSYELVGKTAVVYGQATNMTYASYLVNVRLFYKEEIAEYICYYINGHFGRNLLLSMVTQQVGQANINASKLASLIVPLPPKDEIVEITNKINSLIEIERSIVNSLQLKNDLDKLTEAILYSAFRGDLGTNDASEPSEISKLLELKI; encoded by the coding sequence ATGAGTAAGAATAAAGGGAAGACGGCGGAGGAATTGTTGCAAGAGGCTCTGGTGCCTGTGGGGGAGCAGCCTTATAATCTGCCTGTTAATTGGATCTGGGTAAAAAGTGAGTATGTTGCAAAATGGGGATCGGGAGGAACCCCATCGCGTAAAAATCCCGAGTATTATGGCGGAGACATTCCATGGATAAAAACTGGTGATTTACGGAATGGAATTATTACAGAAGTTGATGAATGTATTACGGATGAGGGATTAAAGAAATCAAGTGCTAAGATGTTTCCTAAAGATTCTGTAGCTATAGCAATGTACGGCGCAACAATTGGAAAGTTAGGGATATTAGGTTTTGATGCGACTACTAATCAAGCTTGCGCAGTGGGAGTTCCGTTATCAATAACAACGACAAAGTTCCTATTTTATTACTTCTTATCTCAAAAAGATGAATTGATAAGTTTGGGTAAGGGAGGAGCACAACCTAATATATCACAGCAAGTCATTAAGCAATTCCCTTTTGCATTACCTCCATTAGCAGAGCAAGAACGTATTGTACAAAAAACTGAAAAACTCTTGAATAAAATCAATCAAGCCAAACAACTAATCGAAGAAGCTAAGGAAACATTTGAAATTCGCCGTGCGGCAATTTTGGATAAGGCTTTTCGTGGAGAATTGACAGCGAAGTGGCGGGAGGAGAATTTAAGTAAAGCCACTGCGGGCTCCTTTCTCCAAAAAATTGATGAATTTAGGCAGAATAGCAAGACTAAAGTGAAAAAATCAAATGAGAATATCATGACTGAGCCATATAAACTTCCTGAAGGTTGGAGGTGGGTAACACTTGAGGATTTAATCCAGACCTCATCCTATGGGACATCGGCGAAAACAAATGATGATGACGATGTTCCCGTATTACGTATGGGTAATATTATTGACGGGGAATTACATTTAGATAATCTGAAGTACTTACCTTCCGATCACAAAGACGTAGAAAAATATAAGCTTGAAGAGTATGACTTACTGTTTAATCGGACTAACAGTTATGAATTAGTCGGCAAAACAGCCGTTGTTTATGGGCAAGCAACAAATATGACCTACGCTTCTTATTTGGTTAATGTTAGGTTGTTCTATAAGGAGGAAATTGCGGAGTACATTTGTTATTACATCAATGGACACTTTGGAAGGAATTTATTGCTTTCAATGGTTACTCAACAAGTAGGTCAGGCTAACATTAACGCGAGTAAGCTGGCTTCACTTATTGTTCCATTACCTCCTAAAGACGAGATTGTTGAAATTACTAATAAAATTAATTCATTAATTGAAATTGAACGATCTATAGTGAATTCATTGCAGCTAAAGAATGATCTGGATAAGTTAACTGAAGCTATTCTTTATAGTGCTTTTAGAGGGGATTTGGGTACGAATGATGCAAGTGAACCCTCAGAGATCAGCAAATTGTTGGAATTGAAAATTTAG
- a CDS encoding bifunctional glycosyltransferase family 2/GtrA family protein: protein MTILIPAYEPDDRLLDLIIKLQDYGLGPILIVDDGSGPAYRGLFQTAEAFGCTVLTHPVNYGKGRALKTGFRYIQEQGLPGYVVCADSDGQHLPHDIKRVVELLHSQSKPGIVLGSRRFSGKIPLRSRFGNSVTRGVFALTTGGKIYDTQTGLRGFPPSMLDWLGRIPGDRFEYEMNMLLTARKEGYDITEEFIDTVYLDHNKSSHFRPLADSFRIYLPILMFSTSSLLSALIDFVLLFLFQRLTHNLFLSVVAARLCSSIFNYSVNRRYVFSGGKRSRLQSLPKYFSLVVLVLLFNYGLLYFYSEQLIIPLAVAKILTEVSIFVFSYWAQRRFVY from the coding sequence ATGACTATACTAATTCCAGCCTATGAACCTGACGACCGCCTGCTTGACCTGATCATTAAACTGCAGGATTACGGGCTTGGCCCGATTCTCATTGTCGACGACGGCAGCGGCCCCGCTTACCGGGGGCTGTTCCAGACAGCTGAAGCATTCGGCTGTACTGTGCTTACCCATCCTGTGAATTACGGCAAAGGCCGGGCGCTCAAGACCGGATTCCGCTACATCCAGGAACAAGGGCTGCCGGGCTATGTAGTCTGCGCAGACAGCGACGGACAGCATCTGCCCCATGACATCAAGCGGGTTGTTGAGCTGCTGCACAGCCAGAGCAAGCCCGGAATCGTACTGGGCAGCCGCCGCTTCAGCGGTAAAATCCCGCTGCGAAGCCGCTTCGGCAACTCCGTGACCCGCGGAGTGTTCGCCCTCACCACAGGCGGCAAAATCTACGATACCCAGACCGGCCTGCGCGGCTTCCCGCCGTCCATGCTGGACTGGCTGGGCCGGATTCCCGGCGACCGGTTCGAATATGAGATGAACATGCTGCTGACCGCCCGCAAGGAGGGCTACGACATCACCGAGGAATTCATAGATACGGTGTATCTGGATCACAACAAATCATCGCATTTCCGCCCGCTCGCCGACTCCTTCCGGATCTATCTGCCGATCCTGATGTTCAGCACCTCATCGCTGCTGTCGGCGCTGATCGACTTCGTGCTGCTGTTCCTGTTCCAGCGCCTGACCCACAATCTGTTCCTGTCCGTAGTCGCCGCGAGACTGTGCAGCTCGATCTTTAATTATTCTGTGAACCGGAGATATGTCTTCAGCGGCGGCAAGCGTTCGCGCCTCCAGTCGCTCCCGAAATACTTCTCACTCGTCGTTCTTGTGCTGCTGTTCAACTACGGCCTGCTCTACTTCTACAGCGAGCAGCTGATCATCCCGCTGGCTGTTGCGAAGATTCTGACCGAGGTATCGATCTTCGTGTTCAGTTACTGGGCGCAGCGGCGGTTTGTGTATTGA
- a CDS encoding phosphodiester glycosidase family protein: protein MIKIDKKKTLSFKQKTGIMILAVILVIGGVVYKLADRYLIEHVEVVVADEASGSADSNSNSNSNGTGTTASTETASSSAEVNATSDDWNYSSDDIQIKIDQVETGSGSDKITYYVADVVLKDASSLKSAFADNSFGTNITEVTSEIASGNDAIFAVNGDYYGFRDDGVIIRNGTVYRDEPVRDAMALLEDGTMETYNEEEVSSDELLAQGVSNTLSFGPILIQDGTITSDFSSVKIDTNFGNRSIQNANPRTAIGMIAPNHYVFVVVDGRNEGYSRGMTLTELADLMQDLGATEAYNLDGGGSSTMYFMGRVVNNPQGKNQERGVSDILYIKE from the coding sequence ATGATAAAGATCGACAAAAAGAAAACCCTGAGCTTCAAACAAAAGACAGGAATCATGATTCTGGCCGTAATCCTGGTGATCGGCGGAGTGGTGTATAAACTGGCTGACCGTTACTTAATCGAGCATGTTGAGGTCGTTGTGGCGGATGAAGCTTCCGGTTCGGCAGACAGCAATAGCAATAGCAATAGCAATGGCACTGGTACCACCGCAAGTACTGAGACTGCTTCCTCTTCAGCCGAGGTTAATGCTACCTCCGACGACTGGAACTACAGCAGCGATGATATTCAGATCAAGATCGACCAGGTAGAGACAGGGTCCGGTTCGGACAAGATCACGTATTATGTGGCGGATGTTGTGCTGAAGGATGCGAGCAGTTTGAAGTCCGCTTTTGCCGATAACAGCTTTGGTACGAATATTACCGAGGTGACTTCGGAGATTGCTTCCGGTAATGATGCGATTTTTGCGGTTAATGGCGATTACTACGGCTTCCGCGACGACGGGGTGATTATCCGCAATGGTACGGTGTACCGTGATGAGCCTGTGCGGGATGCAATGGCCTTGCTGGAGGATGGAACAATGGAGACTTATAACGAGGAGGAGGTTTCCTCTGACGAGCTGCTGGCGCAGGGAGTGTCTAACACGCTGTCATTCGGGCCGATTCTGATTCAGGACGGGACAATAACCAGTGATTTCAGCAGTGTCAAAATCGATACCAACTTCGGCAACCGCTCGATCCAGAATGCCAATCCGCGCACAGCCATCGGTATGATAGCCCCGAACCATTATGTGTTCGTTGTTGTTGACGGGCGTAATGAGGGCTACAGCCGCGGCATGACACTAACCGAGCTTGCGGATCTGATGCAGGATCTCGGGGCAACAGAAGCTTACAATCTGGACGGCGGCGGTTCCTCGACCATGTACTTCATGGGCCGGGTGGTCAACAATCCGCAGGGTAAAAACCAGGAGCGCGGCGTCAGCGACATACTTTACATTAAGGAGTGA
- a CDS encoding DUF4362 domain-containing protein yields MPFSSKNSRPHMPQSVQGKTVRCGVLTLTILLVMTLLQGCFLTDRRAAPGKLSHEINEQEDVVNFLGTGLINLNKLDEFLERKTGSQRIIQYTIEGDPIFTELRYEGDQLSVTYDNTEDAFGSKEIRVYNCSALSRQEGSTELRYTVTGCEGEFPEAELLRVNYGLTGQTGFGFVLKYGVNRRNEINTLEQRLVKDLQDGTTVEAAEFRLPHSQLQSIYRELVLAGYTQDKTLTEACNIKPAVTYELQVKMSDNARNFVWSECDQSADGKVMTALAQSIISEVQESEFYQALPETKGYYE; encoded by the coding sequence ATGCCATTTTCATCAAAAAACAGCCGGCCGCACATGCCCCAATCTGTACAAGGGAAGACGGTCCGCTGTGGAGTGCTGACGTTGACCATTCTCCTCGTAATGACACTTCTGCAGGGCTGCTTCCTCACGGACAGAAGGGCTGCCCCGGGTAAGCTCAGCCATGAGATTAATGAGCAGGAAGATGTGGTCAATTTCCTTGGAACAGGATTGATTAACCTGAACAAGCTGGATGAATTCCTGGAGCGGAAAACCGGCAGCCAGCGGATTATCCAATATACAATTGAAGGTGACCCGATCTTCACGGAGCTGCGGTACGAAGGAGATCAGCTTAGCGTTACTTATGACAACACGGAAGACGCTTTTGGCTCTAAAGAGATAAGGGTGTATAACTGTTCAGCGCTATCGAGACAAGAGGGAAGCACAGAGCTGAGATATACAGTGACAGGCTGCGAAGGAGAATTTCCGGAAGCTGAACTGCTGCGGGTCAATTACGGGCTGACTGGGCAGACCGGTTTTGGTTTTGTGCTGAAATACGGGGTGAACCGGAGGAACGAAATTAATACACTGGAACAACGGCTGGTTAAGGACCTCCAGGACGGTACAACAGTCGAAGCCGCAGAATTCAGGCTGCCGCACTCACAGCTGCAGAGCATTTACCGTGAGCTGGTGCTGGCTGGTTACACGCAGGACAAGACATTAACCGAGGCGTGCAATATCAAACCGGCTGTGACCTACGAACTTCAGGTTAAAATGAGCGATAACGCACGGAATTTTGTCTGGAGCGAATGCGATCAAAGCGCGGATGGTAAGGTAATGACTGCTCTGGCACAGAGCATCATCAGTGAGGTGCAGGAAAGCGAGTTTTATCAGGCGCTGCCGGAGACGAAGGGGTATTATGAATAA
- a CDS encoding response regulator transcription factor: MQQRVLLIEDDEDISRMVSSYLAKEGYEVEQVFDGEAAERKVRSGAAYDLVLLDLMLPKRSGMDVLQSIRAGSLVPVLIMSAKDSDVDKALGLGFGADDYITKPFSMIELAARVKAAIRRAGYAAVGAPGKEEPAAAAEQQARVIPLRGLTVNLDTFSAQKQGEEVKLTAKEFQILKLFAANPGRVYTKAQIYSLVWEDDYYGDENVINVHMRRLREKIEDDPSHPEYIKTLWGIGYKLGDVLP; encoded by the coding sequence ATGCAACAGCGTGTACTGCTGATTGAAGATGATGAAGATATAAGCAGAATGGTAAGCTCTTATCTGGCAAAAGAGGGCTATGAGGTCGAGCAGGTGTTTGACGGGGAGGCTGCCGAGCGCAAGGTTCGCAGCGGAGCCGCTTATGATCTGGTACTGCTGGACCTGATGCTGCCGAAGCGCAGCGGGATGGATGTGCTGCAGAGCATCCGCGCAGGAAGTCTGGTGCCGGTGCTGATTATGTCTGCCAAGGACAGCGACGTGGATAAGGCACTCGGACTGGGCTTCGGCGCGGATGATTATATTACCAAGCCGTTCTCGATGATTGAGCTGGCCGCCAGAGTGAAGGCGGCGATCCGCCGGGCGGGCTATGCGGCAGTAGGTGCTCCCGGCAAAGAGGAGCCGGCTGCAGCCGCAGAGCAGCAAGCCAGGGTTATACCGCTGCGCGGGCTGACGGTGAACCTGGACACTTTTTCAGCACAAAAGCAAGGGGAAGAGGTCAAGCTGACGGCCAAGGAATTCCAGATTCTGAAGCTGTTCGCCGCCAATCCGGGCAGAGTGTACACAAAGGCGCAGATCTACAGCCTGGTCTGGGAAGATGATTATTACGGCGACGAGAACGTCATCAATGTACATATGCGCAGACTGCGCGAGAAGATTGAGGATGATCCTTCCCATCCGGAATACATAAAAACACTGTGGGGCATCGGCTATAAACTGGGAGATGTGCTGCCATGA